One genomic segment of Bos javanicus breed banteng chromosome 23, ARS-OSU_banteng_1.0, whole genome shotgun sequence includes these proteins:
- the SRSF3 gene encoding serine/arginine-rich splicing factor 3: protein MHRDSCPLDCKVYVGNLGNNGNKTELERAFGYYGPLRSVWVARNPPGFAFVEFEDPRDAADAVRELDGRTLCGCRVRVELSNGEKRSRNRGPPPSWGRRPRDDYRRRSPPPRRRSPRRRSFSRSRSRSLSRDRRRERSLSRERNHKPSRSFSRSRSRSRSNERK from the exons ATGCATCGTGATTCCTGTCCATTGGACTGTAAAGTTTATGTAGGTAATCTTGGAAACAATGGTAACAAGACTGAATTGGAACGAGCTTTTGGCTATTATGGACCACTCCGAAGTGTGTGGGTTGCTAGAAACCCTCCCGGCTTTGCTTTTGTTGAATTTGAAGATCCCCGAGACGCAGCTGATGCTGTCCGAGAGCTAGATGGGAG AACACTCTGTGGCTGCCGAGTAAGAGTGGAACTATCGAATGGTGAAAAGAGAAGTCGTAATCGTGGCCCACCTCCTTCTTGGGGTCGTCGCCCTCGAGATGATTATCGGAGGAGGAGTCCTCCACCTCGACGCAG ATCTCCAAGACGGAGAAGCTTCTCCCGCAGCCGGAGCAG GTCCCTTTCTAGAGATAGGAGAAGAGAGAGATCACTGTCCCGGGAGAGAAATCACAAGCCGTCCCGATCTTTCTCTAGGTCTCGTAG ccGATCTAGGtcaaatgaaaggaaatag